From Brassica oleracea var. oleracea cultivar TO1000 chromosome C3, BOL, whole genome shotgun sequence, a single genomic window includes:
- the LOC106332181 gene encoding cysteine proteinase inhibitor 7 produces the protein MDTRLSPVLICVSLVLLSGLGQLVICSQEKGTYNDVVRMKLGGFRDSTNNRNGGGEIDGLALFAVQEHNKRENGVVELVRVLKATEQVVAGKLYSLTLEVKEAGEKKIYEAKVWVKPWINFKQLQEFKSVVPSFTVSDLGLKSDVNGFEWRSVSTKDPEVQEAAKHAVKSIQQRSNSLFPYKLIDIILARAKVVEDRVKFELLLKLEKGNKAEKLMVEVMKYQNGKFH, from the exons ATGGATACGAGATTATCACCGGTGTTGATTTGCGTGTCGTTGGTTCTCCTTTCTGGACTCGGCCAGCTTGTGATCTGTAGTCAAGAAAAAGGAACGTACAACGACGTCGTAAGGATGAAGCTCGGTGGATTTAGGGATTCCACGAATAATCGGAACGGTGGAGGAGAGATCGATGGTCTAGCACTCTTTGCTGTTCAGGAACACAACAAGCGAGAG AATGGTGTTGTGGAGCTTGTTAGAGTATTAAAGGCAACGGAGCAGGTGGTTGCTGGGAAGCTATACAGTCTTACTCTTGAAGTTAAAGAAGCTGGTGAGAAGAAGATTTATGAAGCCAAAGTTTGGGTGAAGCCGTGGATAAACTTCAAGCAGCTTCAGGAGTTTAAGAGTGTTGTCCCTTCCTTCACTGTTTCCGACCTTGGCTTGAAATCAG ATGTGAATGGATTTGAGTGGAGATCGGTATCAACAAAAGACCCCGAGGTCCAAGAGGCAGCGAAACACGCGGTGAAGTCGATTCAACAGAGATCAAACTCGTTGTTTCCGTATAAACTCATTGACATAATCCTAGCCAGAGCAAAG GTGGTAGAAGACCGTGTGAAATTCGAACTGCTTCTGAAGCTAGAGAAGGGGAACAAAGCGGAGAAGCTCATGGTTGAAGTGATGAAGTACCAAAACGGCAAGTTTCACTAG
- the LOC106329608 gene encoding uncharacterized protein LOC106329608 has protein sequence MLSSESSYGSDVSDDGIATELMEQATYKCKYCPKTYSKGQALGGHQNVHKREREITKRQERAMLVSMNPPDPYPYPHPFPSQYALPSGFEQPRYIIDEPDNLHVVYNSSQNPYQSVMAQPHTQSLLPASSPVCLKLCLGVGSSSQDQTQTKEPNDATKDMAAEKEDHELSLSLSLKL, from the coding sequence ATGTTGTCTTCAGAATCGAGTTACGGTAGTGATGTTAGCGACGATGGTATTGCCACCGAGTTGATGGAGCAAGCGACGTACAAATGCAAGTATTGTCCGAAGACTTACTCCAAAGGACAAGCATTGGGTGGTCACCAAAATGTTCACAAGAGGGAGAGAGAGATCACCAAAAGACAAGAACGTGCTATGTTGGTGAGTATGAACCCGCCCGATCCATATCCGTACCCACATCCGTTTCCTAGCCAGTACGCACTCCCATCAGGATTTGAACAGCCTCGTTACATTATTGATGAACCAGATAATCTACATGTGGTCTACAACTCAAGTCAAAACCCATACCAATCCGTCATGGCTCAACCCCACACTCAATCATTATTGCCAGCATCGTCACCCGTTTGCTTAAAACTTTGTCTAGGTGTTGGAAGTAGCTCACAAGACCAAACGCAAACCAAAGAACCAAACGATGCGACAAAAGATATGGCTGCTGAGAAAGAAGATCATGAACTTTCCCTTTCTCTCTCACTCAAGCTGTGA